ATCGAATGGAGTTTTTCGGGACGAAAGGGTCTCTGCGTGTCGAGCATCGCGGCGAGATATTTGTTGCTGCAGAAAACGACACAGATTGGCAGCCGATAGAGGTCGATCTTGGCGAGAGTTTCCCGGGAGTTCCCGATACGGGCTTTGCGCGTGCATTCGCTACGTTCGCTCCCGTTATTTTGGATGCCGTCCGCAGAGGTGATGAGAAAATACCGAACGCCGCGACATTTGCCGACGGCGTTCGTGTTCAGAAGGTGATCGATGCGGCCCGTTTGTCCGACCGCGAGGGTCGGACGGTCAATATTGACTGAGCTCTCAATGCGAGCAGCAGATTACATTTCTTTCTGCTTATCGGTAAGCTCGACGCCCATTTTCACCAGAGTGTCCTTGTTCAATGTGCCGGTGACCTTCAGGCCGTTGGCTTCCTGATATTTTTTCAGACCATCACGGGTAGGTTTATCGAGTTTTCCGGTTTCGGGGCCGTCGTACATCGCACCACTTTTGAGTATGCGTTGAGCCGCTGAGATCTGCTCTTTGTTCGCCTTGAAAACCGCTCCGCGTTTCGGCTTGTCGGTGTTGTCGCCGATCCGCTCGGTCTTCGCCTTTTCCTTTTTAGGTCTTGCTTCGACGGGCGTCATCGAACTTTCGGTGACAGGAATGGTTTTCTGTTTGTCTGTCAGAGCGACGCCCATTCGCTCGAGAGTTATGCGGTTGAGCGTGCCGGTTTCGCGGATGCTTTCCTGGTTCTGTACGACCTTTATCGCGGTACGCGTTTCGGGGTTGTACTTGCCCGTCGCTTCGCCGTAATAAAGACCTTTGCCCTTTAAAATTTCCTGAACCTGCTTTATCTGAGCCTTTGTCGGGCTGAAAACAGGACCTCTTTTCGGTTTTTCGGCAGATGTTTTCGACGAGGTATCGGATCCACCTGGATCCTGTGCAAAAACCGGGCCGGCGAAGGCCAACATTGCGAATACGAACAACGGAAGAACCTTTTTCATAAGCACACTCCTTTGGGGTTATCTGATATTTCGTTGGGGAAGCCCGCCGGTGTAAAAATTGCTAACGAGATTCCCGCTGTTTTCTGTTTTCGAAAAGTATCTAGCTTGTTCAGGCTTCTGTCAAGAATACACTTAGAGAAAACTTGACGGCTTGCTGAATGAACGTTCATTCAGTTAGAATTGTGAGTTAGTCGATACCAATATTATGATCATCAAGAAAGCGGCAGTTTTGGGTGCGGGCACGATGGGAGCGGGAATTGCCGCTCATTTGGCGAATGCGGGAATTCCGACCTTACTTCTCGACATAGCACCGCAGGATGGCGATGCAACCGACAAGAACCGAATAGTAAAGTCCTTGTTTGAAGCGGCGAAAAAGCTGAAGCCTGCGCCCTTCATGCTTGCGGAAAACGCTAAGCTGATCTCGCTCGGCAACTTCATGGACGACCTTGAAAAGCTGAAAGACTGCGACTTCGTCATCGAGGCAGTCGTCGAAAACCTCGAGATCAAGCACAAGCTATTTGCCGAGGTTGAAAAGTACCGCAAACCGGGAGCGGTCATCGCGACAAATACGAGCGGCATACCTATTGACTCGATCGCCGAGCCTTTCTCCGATGACTTTAAACAGCATTTCGTCGGCATACACTTTTTCAATCCGCCTCGGTATATGAAGCTCGTCGAGGTCATTCCGGGCTCGAAAACCAACGGCGAGATCGCTTGCAAAGTTTCAGGTTTCCTCGATCAGCGGCTCGGCAAAGGCGTCGTTCCGGCGAAAGACCGGCCGAATTTTATCGCGAACCGCATTGGCGTTTTCGGCATGATGGCGACCATTCACGAGATGATCGCGATGGGCTTTACGCCGACGGAGGTCGATCAGATGACGGGCAAGGCCATCGGCCATGCGAAATCTGCGACGTTTCGCACTTCGGACCTCGTTGGGCTTGACGTAACGGCTCACGTAACGAACAACCTCTATCCCGCGGTTCCTGATGACGAGGACCGCGAAGTTTTCAAACTGCCCGAACTCATACAGACGCTGCTCGACAAAAAGCTGCTCGGCGACAAAACGCAGGGCGGATTTTTCAAGAAAGGCAAGGATGCCGACGGCAATCGCATCATTCTGGAACTTGACCTCAATACGTTTGAATACAAGCCGCAGGAAAAGACAAAATTCCCGTCGATCGATGGAGCAAAGCAGATCGATGACACTGCGAAACGCGTCAAACAGCTCGTTTGGGGCGAGGACCGTGTGGGCGAATTCTTATGGAAAACGCATTCGCGGGTGTCACGTTATGCTGCGAATCGCATTCCTGAGATCGCCGATACCATCGTCGAGATCGACAACGCGATCAAGTGGGGTTTTGGTTGGGAGATCGGCGTTTTCGAGGCTTGGGATGCCATAGGCGTCGCGGAATCGGTCGAGCGTATGCGGAAAGAAGGTCAGGCGATCCCCGAGAATGTCGAGAAAATGCTCGCTTCGGGTGCGGCCACTTTCTACAAACATGAGAACGGCGAGCATTTCTTTTACGACCTTGTAAATGGCGGTTACAAACCTGTTCCGGCACGCCCGGGCGTTCTAATTCTGAAAGACGTCAAGGACCGCACCGGCGTCGTCAAGACGAATCCCGGAGCATCGCTGATAGACCTAGGCGACGGCGTCGCGTGTTTGGAATTTCACTCAAAGATGAACTCCATCGGCGGCGACACCGTCGCGATGATGAACTTTGCGATCGATGAGGTCGAGAAAAATTTCGAAGGGCTCGTCGTCGGCAATCAGGGCGGCAATTTCTCTGCCGGTGCCAACATCATGATGCTCCTGCTCGCTGCTCAGGAAGAAGAGTGGGACGACATCAATATGATGGTGCGTGCGTTGCAGAACGCCGTGATGCGGCTGCGGTATTCGGCAAAGCCTGTCGTCACGGCACCTTACGGTTTGACGCTCGGCGGCGGTTGCGAGATCTCGATGCACGGCAATAAGGTGCGTGCAGCGGGCGAAACTTATATCGGTTTGGTTGAGGTCGGCGTGGGCGTCATTCCCGCAGGCTGCGGGACTAAGGAAATGACAATGCGTGCGATGGACGCCTGGGCGAAAGCTCCCGATTCCGATCCGCTGACGTTTCTGAAAAAGACGTTCGAGACCATCGGTATGGGCAAGGTCGCTACATCCGCGCAGGAGGCGAAAGCTTTCGGATATCTTCGCGACAGCGATGCGATCTCGATGAACGGCGACCGACTCATACAGGACGCTAAACAAGAGGTTCTGAACCTTTCGGCGGCTGGCTACGTACAGCCGGTAGAGCGTGAAGATATTCCGGTCTTTGGCGAGGCGGTCGAATCCGCGATGAAACTCGCTCTGCACATGATGAAACGCGGCGGCTTTATCTCAGACCACGACGAACTGATCGGCCGCAAGCTGGCACATATCATGGCCGGCGGCACGATCAATCACAAAACGGAAGTTTCGGAACGTTATCTGCTCGATCTCGAACGCGAGGCGTTCGTTTCGCTTTGCGGTGAGCGTAAAACGCAGGAACGCATAGCAGCGATGCTGAAAACGGGTAAGCCGTTGAGAAACTGATAACCCGTAATGGATTACGGATAATGCAGAGTGAAATTTCGAACATTATTAAGGATCTGAGGCAGGTCGCGGCGGAGGCCGCGGCCGAGTTCGGGTCAATGACCGCGGAGGAGCTCAATTGGAAGCCGGACGCCAAAGGCTGGAGTATTGCACAGTGTTTCGATCATCTAATCACGACGCATGGTCTATATTTTGATGATCTGGATCGCCTTGCCCGCGGAGATACGAAAATGTCCTTTTGGGAGCGGAATTCTCCGTTCAGCGGGTTTTTTGGCAAATTCCTGATAAGGTCGCTCGATCCGAAAAATACGAAAAAGATGAAAACGACTGCAAAGGCAGTGCCTTCGCAGAGTGCCATCGCCGCGGACATTATCGAACGATTTGTGTTGCATCAGGACGAACTCGGAGAACACATCGAGCGGGCTGTGGAAAAGACGGACCCGAAAAAGCAGATCGTTACGTCGCCCTTGATGGGATTTGTGACCTACAGCCTTGCAGATGCGTTGACCTTCATTCCGATGCATTGCCGCCGCCATTATGATCAAGCGAAAAGGGTGGCTGCGGCTGAAAATTTTCCGAGATGAAACGCTGCGGCTGGGCGAAAAATGAATTGGTGATACGCTATCACGACGAGGAATGGGGCGTGCCGCAGCATGATGACAGAGTGCTCTTTGAGTTTTTAATACTAGAGGGTGCGCAGGCAGGACTGAGTTGGGACACTGTTCTGGCGAAACGCGAGAACTATCGCGAGGCGTTCGATGATTTCAACCCCGCAAAGGTCGCGAAATACACCGACGCGAAATGCGCGAAACTGATGCAAAACGAAGGCATAATCCGCAATCGTTTGAAGATAGTATCAGCCGTGCGGAATGCGAAAGCGTTCCTCGCGGTCCAGAAAGAGTTTGGTTCGTTTGATAGCTATATTTGGTCATTCGTCGTCGGCAAGTCTATCGACGGAAAACGGAAGACGTACGCGGACGTTCCGGCGAAAACAGAGATCTCTGACGCGATGTCGAAGGACCTGAAAAAGCGCGGGTTCAACTTTGTCGGTTCGACGATAATGTACGCATTCATGCAGGCGTGCGGTCTGGTGAACGACCATGTGCAGACGTGTTTTAGGTATAAGGACTGTCAGAACCGCCTGCGTTAGTGGGCGGCAATGAGCCCGGACAGAAAAATGGATTATCCTATCACGCCGGCGGTTAGATATTTGAGAGAGAAAAAGGCCGAGTTCGTGCCGCGGCTTTATGATTATGTCGAAAAAGGCGGGGCGAAGGAATCGGCGAGGCAGTTGGGCGTGGATGTTCACGCGGTCGTAAAGACGTTGGTGTTTGAAACGAATGAGAAAAAGCCGCTGATCGTGCTGATGCACGGCGATCGCGAGGTTTCGACGAAGATTCTTGCACGCCATATCAGCGTGAAAGCCGTCGAACCGGCAACGCCGGAAAAGGCAACGAAATTGACAGGATACCTGGTCGGCGGAACGTCGCCTTTCGGTATAAGAACGAAGATGCCGGTATATGCGGAGCGGACGATCTTTGAGATCGAACGTATCTATATCAATGGCGGCAAGCGAGGTTTTTTGGTTGAGATCGATCCGGATACATTGCGGATGCTTGATGTCGCTGAGGTTGAGGTTGGGATCTAATGAATTGGCTTGAATTGGTTGAGGCGGGGAATTATGCCGAGGCAGAAGCGGCGATGTTGGCTGAGACCGACCGCGGCGAAGGCTTTTTCCCGCTGAACGAGGTTCGGGCGAGTTTTTACGAGAATTGGGGCGACCGGTTGGAGGGCGATGTGCAGATCGCCAAATATGAAGAGGCTTTGACGAACTGGCAGCAGTTTGCATCGTACGCAACAAGCGGCGGCGAAGGAACGGCGAGAATGCTGGACGTGAACAGAATGCTGAAGAAGCTCGAGGGTCTGAAAAAGGAACAGATATGAAAGAAGCGGTAATTGTATCGGCCGTGCGGACGGCTGTGGGAAAGGCGCCGAAGGGAACGCTGCGTAATACGCGTTCCGATGAGATGGGATCGGCGGCGATCAAAGAGGCGGTTGCTCGAGCAGGCGTTGACGCGTCGTTGGTCGAGGACGTTGTCATGGGCTGTGCGTTTCCAGAAGCTGAGCAGGGGATGAACGTTGCGCGGACGGCGGCGATCCTTGCCGGCATTCCGGTCGAGGCTTCGGCGATGACAGTGAATCGATATTGTTCGAGCGGACTGCAGACCATTGCGTTGGCGGCCGAACGTATCATGATGGGCGGAGCAGAGGTGATCGTTGCGGGCGGGCTGGAATCGATGACCGCGATACCGATGGGCGGCAACACGTTTCGCCCAAATCCGCGGCTTGCGGAAACATATCCCGATTACTACCTCAACATGGGTCTGACGGCTGAGAACCTCGCAAAGAAATATGAGATCACGCGCGAACAGGCCGACGAGTTTTCTTACAACTCGCACATGAAGGCACTCGCGGCGATCAAAGACGGTAAATTCTCGGACGAGATCGTGCCGATGAACGTCTTTGTCGATGAGTTCGCCGAAAAGGGCCGCGTCCGCCGCAAAGAGATCGTTTTTGCTCAGGACGAGGGCCCGCGTGCTGATACGTCGCCGGAGGGCTTGGCGAAACTTCGGCCTGTGTTTCACGCCGCGGGAACTGTTACGGCCGGTAATTCGTCGCAGATGTCCGACGGTGCTGCGGCCGCGGTCGTGATGTCGGCGGACAAAGCGAGGGAACTCGGCATGACGCCGATAGCTCGATTTGTGTCGTACGCGACTGCCGGCTGCCTGCCCGAAGAAATGGGCATCGGCCCGGTGTATGCGATCCCGAAGGCTCTGAAAATGGCCGGCCTGACGCTCGATCAGATTGACGTAATAGAGCTGAACGAGGCGTTCGCGGCACAGGGCCTCTCGGTTATGAAGGTGCTCGAAATGGACCCGTCAAAGGTAAACGTCAACGGTGGCGCGGTCGCTCTCGGCCATCCTTTGGGATGCACCGGTGCAAAGCTGACGGCGACCGTTTTGCAGGAACTCAAGCGTCGCAACGCCCGTTACGGAATGGTCACTATGTGCGTCGGCGGCGGCATGGGAGCAGCAGGTATCTTTGAAAGAATTTAACCACAGAGTACACAGAGGTCACAGAGAGAATTAGAAAGGAGAACCCGCAGAATTGCATTGATAGCATTGATACAAAACTGAATTTTATCTCAGTGCCCTCTGTGCTCTCTGTGGTGAAAAAAAACTATGGAAGCGAAAATGGAAAAAGATTACATAAAGGGCGGCGAGTTTTTGATCGCTGATACGACGACTGCGGCGACGTTCACGCCGGAGGATTTTTCGGACGAGCACCGCATGATCGGCGATACCTGCCGCGAATACATCGACAATGAGGTCGTGCCGAATTTGCCGGAACTCGAAAAGCACAATTGGGATATCGCCCGCGGACTGCTCAAAAAGGCAGGTGAGCTAGGGCTGCTCGGTGCCAATATTCCGGAAGATCTTGGCGGCATGGCTCTCGATCAGATCTCAGGCTGCATCATTGCCGAGATGGTCGGCCGCGGCAGCGGTTTTGGCTCGACCTACGGTGCGCAGACGTCGATCGGATTGCTCCCGATACTTTATTGGGGCAGCGAAGAACTCAAGAAAGAGTGGATCCCGGGCATCATTTCCGGCGAGGTCGTGTCGGCATATTGCCTGACCGAATCGAGCTCCGGTTCCGACGCTCTCGGTGCGAAATGCGTCGCCAAACTCACTGAGGACGGCGAACACTGGATCCTGAACGGCGAGAAGATGTGGATCACGAACGGCGGTTTTGCCGATGTGTATCTTGTTTTTGCAAAGGTTGATGGCGAGAAGGACAAATTCTCGTGCTTCCTCGTTCCACGTTCTGAAAACTGCCGTCCGGGAGCCGAAGAGCACAAGCTGGGCATCAAGTCGTCATCGACTACGGCGGTGATTCTCTCCGATGCAAAAATACCCAAGGGCAACTTGATCGGCGAGGTTGGTGACGGTGCAAAGATCGCTTTCAACGTGCTCAACGTCGGCCGCTTCAAACTGGGTGCCTCGGTCACGGGCGGAGCGAAACTCGCAATTCACGAAGCCGTGCGTTATGCGAACGAACGGCATCAGTTCAACAAGCCCATCTCGTCATTTGGCGCGATCAAGCACAAACTCGCGGAAATGGCGATCCGCACTTGGGTCGCGGAATCGATCACATACCGCACGGTCGGCATGATCGACGCATTGATCGGCGACGGTGCCGATAGCGCGAAGAAGCTGCAGTCGATCGAGGAATATGCCGTAGAGTCGTCGATAAACAAGGTCGCATGCAGCGAGGCGCTCGACTACGTCGTCGATGAGATGGTGCAAATATACGGCGGCTACGGCTACTCGGCGGATTATCCGGCGGAGAAAGCGTATCGCGATTCACGTATCAACCGCATCTTTGAGGGCACGAACGAGATCAACCGAATGCTCATTCCGGGCCAGTTGATGAAGCGAGCGATCAAAGGCAAGCTTGGTCTGCTGCAGGCGGCTCAGGCTCTGCAGGATGAGATCCTGAATCCGCAGATGTCGTTTGACGAGGACACTGGGCTGCTGTCAGCTGAGACGAAATTGGCACAGAACGCGAAGAAGATCGCATTGATGGTATTGGGCACCGCCGCTCAAAAATACATGATGGCATTGGCAGAACAACAAGAGGTCTTGATCAACTGCGCCGATATCATCATGGACGCCTATCAAATGGAATCTGCGATCTTGCGCGCTCAGAAATATGCCGAAAAGAACGGTGAAGAGCCAGCCGGACGTTACGTCGATATGGCGGCGGTATTTTGCAACGATGCTATTCAGCGTATTGAAGCAAAAGCGAAAAACACCATCGCCGCTATCGCCGAGGGCGACGAAGGCCGCACGCTGCTTGTCGCTCTGAAGCGGTTTACAAAGAACAATTCGCCTGTCAACACCATCGCGGCACGTCAGCGTATCGCCGATACGATGATCGCCGCGAATACCTATACTTTCTAGTATCTATTGGAGTGTAAACAGATCGAGCCCCGGCATCGCGTCCGGGGCTCGTCTGCGTTTTGCACTGCAAATGAGGCTATTGAACCTCAAATTTCGTGAGTTTCGCGTTCTTGTCCGCCTGTGCAATGATCTGCTTTCGCGTCGAATCCGACAATGGCGTAATGCGAATGTCTTTTGAGAAAGGCAGGCCGCGTTCAACCGTGTATCCGATCATCTTACCACCCTCGACCTCAGCGAGCTTTGTCACCATCTCCTGGTTCAGGGCCGGTACTCCATCCAGATTGACCTCCTTTAGCGGGAACACGTTATCGCTGATCTTCCCTCCGCCGTATATCTTTACAGGAGTTGGCTCAGAGAGCTTGCCGTTACGATACGTGTAACTATCGATATTCTCAGGTTTCGACGGATCCTGAACTTGTGCCGATGCGTGAGCATCGTAGATCGCTATCTTTAGGATATTTGGATTGTCGGTACCGACAGCTTCGGTCAGCTGACGGACAAAATCAGTTATGTTCTCAGGACTTTCATAAACGCGCGCGTCTGCTGCTTTGTCGCCGGGCGAGCTTGGCCCGTCGGGGAGCGTCGCAGGACGGTCAACATTCTCTTTTGAGGCGACGGAATTTGCCGCGTCATTAAACCTCTCGGCCAAGCCGCCGCAGCCCAGCGTCATCAAAATCAATAGTCCAAGTGCCGCAGCGGCTTGGACGGAGTTTTTCGTGATAGGTGTGCTCATGCCAATTGAATATCCTCACTATGAAATGTCAGCAATTTAGAAAGAGAGATTCTAAAACAGACACGCTTTCATTGTCCACCGGCGCACCCGACAGGATCCACCCAACTGCGTAATATGCCAAAGACGATCATTACCCGTCGGCGTCAAGATCGGTAGGGGTTTTCAAGACCAAATTTTTCTGATATTATCGGAAAGCGAAAAATAACCTAGGAATTAACTGCCCTTTGCTTTAAGAGAGGTGGTCAAATGGACGACCTAACGCCCAAAAGCTGATGCATATTTGCTCGGCGGAGGTGTGTCGATCTCAATTCAAATGGGCCAATCTAAATAAATAATAGGAGTAAGTAGTGAAATATTTCTTGTTGTTTTCTGTATTCGCAGGAACTATATTGTGGGGAACAGCCGATATAAATGCTCAGATCCCGCGTCTGCCCTCGGTACGACCGGCGGCCACACCGTCGCCTTCGCCGAGTCCTGCGGGACAGCGTACCGAGTCGCCATCGCCGGCCGCAGCTACGGTTACGGCAAATACCGGCGGCGATGAATATCCGAAACATTTCTTTTTCACCACGGAAGCAAAGGCAACCGACAAAGTGTTGAAAGCAAAGGACCTGGTCGCCTGCATCTTCGGCGATAATGCGAACCCGTCAAACAAGAATGCCTTCAAAAAGGTTGTGCCAACGGTTGGCGGGCAAAAAGGGCGTGTGATCGATGTCGGAACGTGCGATGTGGTCGTGCTTGTCGTAAGAAATGCCGAGGTGGAAAAGAACCTCCAGCGCGACAATGCCGGTTTTGCTGTTTATAAGATCGTCGGTGACGACTTAGAACTCTTATTCAAACCTGAGGCCGGACAGCACGTCGCGGTCGGAACAATGGAGCTTGCAAGTTCGGAAACGATAAGCAAGATCGACCTTCGCGGGTGCGGGCCGTCAGAACTTCGCAATTCGTATCGGCCAAATCCCAGTACGTGGAAGAATTGGGCGAATCATTTCATCGACGAAGCTCGGATGGCCACCTTAACGCCAGAGGCGAGCCCTCTTGGCCGTAGCTGTGATGTCTGGATAATGACGCCTGAAATTCATAGGGCTTTTGTGAAGCGGTTTGGAGCTAAACATCCGGTCTTCGACGTTTCGCCGTCAGATCCAGTGCTGCGGCGACGAAAGTAGGGAGTGCAGTATGAGAATCATTAGAAATGCGCTGATAGTGTTTTCGATAGTTGGTATTGGGGTTGGGGCGTCGGCTGCGCAGGCACTGAGCGTTGTTAAGAGCGGAATTCCGGTTCATTATCGCGGAAAGATCGCGGTCGGCGATACGATCATCGCTTACGGGACCGCTGTAAACACCGGCGTCGATTACATAAAAGCCGGCGACACAAAGGGCCGCGGCATCCCGGGCAGCGAACGCTTTTCGGCGACGAATTTTGCCATCGCGGGCGACAAGATAGTGCTGATAGACACACGGCAATTCACCTATCACGTTTTCGACACGAAAACGGGAAAAATGACCGACGTTCCTGGATTGAAGAACCGAGGGAACAGCCCGCTGCGTTCCAGCGGCAATTTTGTGGCTGCGGTGACGATGGACGAGGCGAAAAACCGTAATAAATTCTCGGTCATCGATCTCAGCGGAGCAGCGCCTTCGGTGGTTGTTGATCAGGAACCGTGGCCCGGCGCGATACGCATCGATCAGGTTGCGATCGACGCTGCGAGCGGCAATCTTGTGGTCAGCAGCGGCGACCAGATCGCAAAGGTTCTATTTAAATCAGGCGACACAGAGCCCGTCGCGTTCAATGTGAAGGAACACGGCGGTGCGAATACTGAAGCGATTGCCGTCAGCAGCGACAAAGCATATTATTTCAGCGCTGAGAGCGGGCAAAAGAATCTGATGGAGATCAACCTCGTCGATGGCTCCGTGAAAAAGCTCTCCGTTAACCCGGCGACCTCTGCGGTGATGGCGGCGGGCGGGACAGTTGCCTATTTCGCACACCGCGACGCGAAGGACCGCAATGCGACCGAGGCACGCCTTGCCGTCATGAAACGCGGAGGCCAGCCGGCGGTCATGGTGCCAACAGATAAGCTCGTTGACGGCAGTACTCGAAATAGCGGCCTGCATGGTTTCGGCAATACTGTTGCGGTGACGCCGGACGGGAAACGTGTCTTTATTTCGGGAAAGGACTCGATAGGCCGAACCGAGCGCCTGCAGATGTATGACGGTAAGACTGTCAGGCTTTTCCCTGATCCGACGGTGAAGCCGGCGTTCCTTCAGGCCACCGATGTCGTAGCGAACGGTTCGTTCGCGGCATTCAAGACCGGCACCGATGCGAATACGACGCTTGGATATATAAAACTCAAATAGTTGGAGATCTAAATGAAACTAAGAACGATGATCTTAACGGCTGTTGCGACAGCGTTACTGGCATGCGGCGGTGGTGCGGGTAGTTCGAAGATCACCATTTCTTTCAACGGCACTTCGGTGCCGTTAGATGTGAAGTCGTCAGGGGTCTACCCGTCAACTAAGACTTTTTCGATGACAAAGGACGGCGAAACGACGATGACAAAGGCGGTCAATCACTATGTCGCTCTTTCCAACTTTGAAATGGAAACCAAAGGCCCTGTGACGATGGGCAAGGCATTGACGGAAGACGGAAACGTTCGCGTGGTCTTTCAGATCGTCGGTGACGAAGGTACTGACGAGAAGGCTGCGGTCAAGCCGGGAACTTACACCGCGAAATGCGAGAAATATAATTGCGTTGACTATCTGCAGATCTCGCGCTTCACAGGCGGTAAGGAAGAAAAGATCTCGTTCACGATGTCGAAAGCTGAGGGAGAGGTCAAAATAACCTCTGTTACGGACGACACGATCTCCGGCGAGATCAATGTTTCCGAGGGCCAGCATAATGTGAAGGGCGGCTTTACCGCCAAAATAACTACAAAACGATAGAGGTTAAATACAAAGAAAGCCCCATCATTGGCGGGGCTTTCCTAACATACTGAACGCAGATCAGTATCGCGGATAGTTGCGCGGCTTTTGTTTTGCGGTCACGATGGCTCCCGTCGCGAGTCCGACGCCTGCACCGATCAGTGCTCCCTTCTTGCCGCCGACTGCTGCACCGATCGCTGCACCGGCCGCGGTTCCGACCGACAGATTGATCGCTTTTCGATGGCGATCATAAACGTTCGGCTGCTTGACCTCGTAATAGCCGTTATTACCGTAGTACCCCTCATTGCCGTAGTTGCGGCGGTTTTGATAACGGGCCTGGTTATATCGTGCATTCCCGCTTCTCCTTTCGTAGCGTCCCTTGTTATTGTTGTCGTTGCAATATTTACCCTGTGCATTCGTTTCTACGGTTCCGAAAGCGACCAGGCCGATAGCGAATACTGCCGATGTCATGATTGCGGAAATTGTCCTTTTCATTTTACTACTCCTCTTGCTATGAATTGCGGCATTCATGGGCCGCTTCGCTGCTCATTAGGGCAAAGTGCGTGCCATGAATTAGAAATGTTGATATAAAAGGACTTAAAGTTGATAGTCGATCATGAATTGAGCCGGTGCTTAACGATATCGTCTACGGATAAGCGAAATCGTCTGAAATGCCGTATCACTCTTCGGGACAACTGTTTCTTAAACGCAATCAAATGAAGCACTATCAGAGAATAAAGAACGACGGCGATCCACCGGATGAATCTTACTGCCGCCGGGTTTTGAACAGCGAAGGATATTCCACTTTTCGCTGGTCCGATGAACCGGGGGCGTTCTATTCCGATCACCACCATTCAAGCGATCAATCGCATTGGATACTGAGCGGTAAGCTGGAACTGACCGTCGAGGGGTACGGCACATTCGTTCTTGAAGCAGGTGACCGCGACATCATCCCTGCGGGCACGAAACACAGAGCCCGTGTACCAGGGAACGAACCGGTTGTTTATCTCATCGGCGAAAAGCGCTGAGATTTGTTAAACATTGC
This sequence is a window from Acidobacteriota bacterium. Protein-coding genes within it:
- a CDS encoding acyl-CoA dehydrogenase family protein produces the protein MEKDYIKGGEFLIADTTTAATFTPEDFSDEHRMIGDTCREYIDNEVVPNLPELEKHNWDIARGLLKKAGELGLLGANIPEDLGGMALDQISGCIIAEMVGRGSGFGSTYGAQTSIGLLPILYWGSEELKKEWIPGIISGEVVSAYCLTESSSGSDALGAKCVAKLTEDGEHWILNGEKMWITNGGFADVYLVFAKVDGEKDKFSCFLVPRSENCRPGAEEHKLGIKSSSTTAVILSDAKIPKGNLIGEVGDGAKIAFNVLNVGRFKLGASVTGGAKLAIHEAVRYANERHQFNKPISSFGAIKHKLAEMAIRTWVAESITYRTVGMIDALIGDGADSAKKLQSIEEYAVESSINKVACSEALDYVVDEMVQIYGGYGYSADYPAEKAYRDSRINRIFEGTNEINRMLIPGQLMKRAIKGKLGLLQAAQALQDEILNPQMSFDEDTGLLSAETKLAQNAKKIALMVLGTAAQKYMMALAEQQEVLINCADIIMDAYQMESAILRAQKYAEKNGEEPAGRYVDMAAVFCNDAIQRIEAKAKNTIAAIAEGDEGRTLLVALKRFTKNNSPVNTIAARQRIADTMIAANTYTF
- a CDS encoding cupin domain-containing protein, which encodes MKHYQRIKNDGDPPDESYCRRVLNSEGYSTFRWSDEPGAFYSDHHHSSDQSHWILSGKLELTVEGYGTFVLEAGDRDIIPAGTKHRARVPGNEPVVYLIGEKR